A part of Streptomyces sp. NBC_00557 genomic DNA contains:
- a CDS encoding pirin family protein, producing the protein MSNLDRAPVPGLCGGRGFVVAEPVRELLSPRQVKLGESTEVRRLLPNLGRRMIGAWAFVDHYGPDDIADEPGMQVPPHPHIGLQTVSWLHEGEVLHRDSTGSLQTIRPRQLGLMTSGRGISHSEESPRPHARFLHGAQLWVALPDGHRHTEPKFEYHPDLPTVTAPGLTATVILGDLDGAASPGTAYTPIIGADLALARGADVRLPVEPDFEYGVLAMSGEVHVDGVPVLPGSMLYLGCGRSELPLRAESDAGIMLLGGEPFAEELIMWWNFVGRTQEEIVRAREEWMKGVRFGEVKGYDGAPLPAPELPPVPLKPRGRVR; encoded by the coding sequence ATGAGCAATCTTGACCGCGCGCCCGTGCCCGGCCTCTGCGGCGGCCGTGGATTCGTGGTGGCCGAGCCCGTACGCGAGCTGCTGAGCCCCCGCCAGGTGAAGCTGGGCGAGTCGACCGAGGTGCGCCGGCTGCTGCCGAACCTCGGCCGCCGCATGATCGGCGCGTGGGCGTTCGTCGACCACTACGGCCCGGACGACATCGCCGACGAGCCCGGCATGCAGGTCCCGCCGCATCCGCACATCGGGCTGCAGACGGTCAGCTGGCTGCACGAGGGCGAGGTGCTGCACCGCGACTCGACGGGCAGCCTGCAGACGATCCGGCCCCGGCAGCTGGGCCTGATGACCTCGGGCCGCGGCATCAGCCACTCCGAGGAGAGCCCCCGCCCGCACGCCCGCTTCCTGCACGGAGCCCAGCTGTGGGTCGCCCTGCCCGACGGGCACCGCCACACCGAACCGAAGTTCGAGTACCACCCGGACCTGCCCACGGTCACCGCCCCCGGCCTGACCGCCACGGTGATCCTCGGCGACCTCGACGGCGCCGCCTCGCCCGGTACGGCGTACACCCCGATCATCGGCGCGGACCTCGCCCTCGCCCGGGGCGCCGACGTACGCCTGCCCGTGGAACCCGACTTCGAGTACGGCGTCCTCGCCATGTCCGGCGAGGTCCACGTGGACGGCGTACCGGTGCTGCCGGGCTCGATGCTCTACCTCGGCTGCGGCCGCTCGGAACTCCCGCTGCGCGCCGAGTCGGACGCCGGGATCATGCTCCTCGGCGGCGAACCGTTCGCGGAGGAGCTGATCATGTGGTGGAACTTCGTCGGACGCACCCAGGAGGAGATCGTACGGGCTCGCGAGGAGTGGATGAAGGGGGTCCGATTCGGCGAGGTGAAGGGCTACGACGGAGCTCCACTGCCAGCACCCGAGCTGCCGCCGGTGCCGTTGAAACCACGCGGAAGGGTGCGCTGA
- a CDS encoding bifunctional class I SAM-dependent methyltransferase/NUDIX hydrolase, whose protein sequence is MLDIEHQTRLAWDTYGKHHLERSTPLPEVDRIIWGPAAIGPGDAILGDIEGLRVLDIGCGPGRHAAHLARTYGAQVDGVDASLSQIERARARYLDVPDLRLVHADAVEYLGTTAPYDVIYSLSTFHFLDPHRLLPALSTAVKPGGRLYFTVLHTNSAGDGPASTVTPRPEILRLAGGDDLTVHMWVLTPELWEDLLVHYGFRVRGITVLDAPEKNNHASYRLFQVHRPARITARPRTAKPPVAHAAVGVGAVLLGPQGLLLGRHRLGTRELPGGTVEPGESLQEAVVRELAEETGLCADPADVRLLGMFLDQVGDVVRITFGALVTHWQGEPADQPGESVGDWRWWPVDALPPDLFECSAQILAAWRPDLPIDHAPARFSPITDPDTTASA, encoded by the coding sequence GTGTTGGACATCGAGCATCAGACCCGCCTCGCCTGGGACACCTATGGAAAGCACCACCTGGAGCGCTCCACTCCCCTGCCGGAAGTGGACCGGATCATCTGGGGCCCTGCAGCAATCGGGCCGGGGGACGCCATCCTCGGGGACATCGAGGGCCTGCGGGTCCTGGACATCGGCTGCGGCCCTGGCCGGCACGCCGCCCACCTGGCCCGCACCTACGGAGCGCAGGTGGACGGTGTCGATGCTTCCCTCAGCCAGATCGAGAGAGCGCGTGCCCGCTACCTCGATGTACCGGACCTGCGGCTGGTGCACGCCGACGCTGTCGAGTACCTGGGCACGACAGCCCCGTACGACGTGATCTACTCCCTCAGCACCTTCCACTTCCTCGACCCGCACAGGCTCCTGCCCGCCCTGTCGACCGCCGTCAAACCGGGCGGACGGCTGTACTTCACCGTGCTGCACACCAACTCCGCCGGGGATGGCCCCGCCTCGACCGTCACCCCACGCCCGGAGATCCTGCGGCTGGCCGGCGGCGACGATCTCACCGTGCACATGTGGGTGCTCACACCCGAGTTGTGGGAAGACCTGCTCGTCCACTATGGGTTCCGCGTGCGGGGCATCACCGTCCTCGACGCGCCGGAGAAGAACAACCACGCCTCCTACCGACTGTTCCAGGTCCACCGGCCGGCCCGGATCACCGCCCGTCCCCGCACCGCGAAGCCACCCGTCGCCCATGCGGCCGTCGGCGTCGGGGCAGTGCTGCTCGGACCCCAGGGCCTCCTCCTTGGCCGACACCGGCTGGGCACACGGGAGCTGCCCGGCGGGACCGTGGAGCCGGGCGAGTCACTGCAAGAGGCAGTCGTGCGCGAACTCGCCGAGGAGACCGGTCTGTGCGCCGACCCGGCCGACGTCCGTCTTCTCGGGATGTTCCTCGACCAGGTTGGCGACGTCGTCCGCATCACCTTCGGCGCGCTCGTCACCCACTGGCAAGGCGAGCCGGCCGACCAGCCTGGCGAGAGTGTCGGAGACTGGCGCTGGTGGCCGGTGGATGCCCTGCCGCCGGACCTGTTCGAATGCAGTGCGCAGATCCTCGCAGCCTGGCGCCCGGACCTCCCGATCGACCACGCCCCCGCCCGCTTCTCGCCCATCACCGACCCGGACACGACCGCCTCCGCGTGA
- a CDS encoding RNA polymerase sigma factor, producing the protein MTTATPPAAALPWDSAPGVPRRPAPWRRFGRALRTRVLARTGTGAPADPAPLGTGPGAAPAARSGPEQPPGIEELYHHRRLALVRLAVLLVDDLPTAEDVVQDAFTALFRRHGHRLGSLDDPEAYLRTSVVNAARSVLRRRRTVRAHTPAPEQHAPAPEEDVLLHEDHREVLAALRTLTRRQREVLVLRYWSHLSEAEIAVTLGLSRGAVKSTASRALDALGRRLEGLR; encoded by the coding sequence ATGACGACAGCCACACCACCGGCGGCGGCCCTGCCCTGGGACTCCGCACCCGGCGTGCCGCGACGCCCCGCGCCCTGGCGGCGGTTCGGGCGGGCGCTGCGCACCCGCGTCCTCGCCCGCACCGGTACGGGCGCCCCGGCGGACCCGGCGCCCCTCGGCACCGGCCCCGGCGCGGCCCCGGCCGCCCGCTCCGGCCCCGAACAGCCGCCTGGGATCGAGGAGTTGTACCACCACCGCCGGCTCGCCCTGGTCCGGCTCGCGGTGCTGCTCGTGGACGATCTGCCCACCGCGGAGGACGTCGTCCAGGACGCCTTCACCGCGCTCTTCCGCCGGCACGGGCACCGGCTGGGCTCGCTCGACGACCCGGAGGCCTATCTGAGGACCAGTGTCGTCAACGCGGCCCGCTCGGTGCTGCGCCGGCGCCGGACCGTGCGGGCGCACACCCCCGCTCCCGAGCAGCACGCGCCCGCACCGGAGGAGGACGTGCTGCTGCACGAGGACCACCGCGAGGTGCTGGCGGCGCTGCGCACGCTGACCCGGCGGCAGCGGGAGGTGCTGGTGCTGCGGTACTGGTCGCATCTGAGCGAGGCGGAGATCGCCGTGACGCTCGGGCTGTCGCGGGGTGCCGTGAAGTCCACGGCCAGCCGGGCCCTGGACGCCCTCGGCCGACGTCTGGAGGGACTGCGATGA
- a CDS encoding cytidylyltransferase domain-containing protein, protein MVVATDDERIEEACHRLGIECMRTGEHLTGTDRVAECAERLPADAYINVQGDEPFISPTAIDAVSQAMEHLASGTLAVNACTELDDAGAVLDHNVVKVVVDAEHNALMFSRQPIPYPRGDRPRYLRQLGLYGFTRTVLNTFRHLPQGPLERTEGVEMLRFIEHGHGVWMLRAADQRVGGRHSRRPREGQHLVADSHRACDCPLLLITAVDHRSWIRH, encoded by the coding sequence GTGGTGGTCGCCACCGATGACGAACGCATCGAGGAGGCGTGTCACCGCCTGGGCATCGAGTGCATGCGGACCGGAGAACACCTCACCGGCACGGACCGCGTCGCGGAGTGCGCAGAACGCCTGCCCGCAGACGCGTACATCAACGTCCAGGGCGACGAGCCGTTCATCTCCCCCACCGCGATCGACGCTGTCTCCCAAGCCATGGAGCACCTGGCATCCGGAACCCTGGCAGTGAACGCGTGCACGGAGCTGGACGACGCCGGTGCCGTCCTGGACCACAACGTCGTCAAGGTCGTCGTCGACGCCGAGCACAACGCCCTCATGTTCTCCCGGCAGCCGATCCCCTACCCGCGCGGTGACCGACCGAGGTACCTGCGTCAGCTCGGTCTCTACGGCTTCACCCGAACGGTCCTCAACACGTTCCGGCATCTCCCCCAGGGGCCGCTGGAACGTACCGAAGGCGTGGAGATGCTGCGCTTCATCGAACATGGCCACGGCGTATGGATGCTCCGCGCTGCGGACCAAAGGGTTGGCGGTCGACACTCCCGAAGACCTCGCGAGGGCCAGCACCTTGTTGCGGATTCACACCGAGCCTGCGATTGCCCGCTTCTCCTGATAACCGCGGTCGACCACCGCTCCTGGATCCGGCACTAG
- a CDS encoding NF041680 family putative transposase yields MSLLHRDTRRDALEQLSCFRGEFYSCLTARSDALFELADAVLCGDGAVRSLPELSLVGEHRRGHGGLYSAVARGRIDADRLRQVLASMPLPRAVDGRLVLAVDITCWLRPNAHTSPQRILCHTYGRGKDQHIPVPGWPYSIICALEPGRSSWTAPLDALRLAPGDDTATVTARQLRELVETLIRAGQWQEGDPKILIIADAGYDAPRLAFLLRDLPVQVLARMRSDRVLRRAVPPRQPHTQGRPPRHGSEFVFGQPDTWGTPDTETVTDTRLYGTARARSWDRLHPRLTHRSSWAVTDGTLPVVEGTIIRLDIDHLPSGATPKPVWLWWSGTDATEADADRLWQAYLRRFDIEHTFRLFKQTLGWTAPKIRTSEAADRWTWLILAVYTQLRLARPLAADRRRPWEKPSSPDRLTPARVRRDFRHIRPQAACPARAPKRTLPGPGRPPGRKNTRPAPRHDVHTPKKTQPAKRPKKKTTTPKPRRTG; encoded by the coding sequence ATGAGTCTGCTGCATCGCGACACACGCCGAGACGCTTTGGAGCAACTGTCATGCTTCCGGGGCGAGTTCTATTCCTGTCTCACCGCTCGTTCGGATGCGTTGTTCGAGCTGGCTGATGCCGTTCTGTGCGGTGACGGGGCGGTGAGGTCGCTGCCCGAACTGTCACTGGTCGGCGAACACCGCCGCGGCCATGGCGGGCTCTACTCAGCCGTCGCCCGCGGCCGGATCGATGCTGACCGGCTGCGGCAGGTCCTGGCCTCGATGCCACTGCCACGGGCCGTCGACGGCCGGCTGGTCCTGGCCGTCGACATCACCTGCTGGCTGCGCCCCAACGCCCACACCTCACCGCAACGGATTCTGTGTCACACCTACGGCCGGGGCAAAGACCAGCACATCCCGGTTCCCGGCTGGCCGTACTCGATCATCTGCGCACTCGAGCCGGGCCGCAGCTCTTGGACCGCTCCGCTGGACGCATTGCGCCTGGCGCCCGGGGACGACACCGCCACCGTCACTGCCCGGCAACTGCGCGAACTGGTCGAGACACTGATCAGGGCAGGCCAATGGCAGGAAGGCGACCCGAAGATCCTCATCATCGCGGACGCCGGCTACGACGCACCCCGTCTCGCGTTCCTCCTCAGGGACCTGCCGGTGCAGGTGCTGGCCCGGATGCGCTCGGACCGTGTCCTGCGGCGGGCCGTCCCGCCCCGGCAGCCTCACACCCAGGGCCGACCACCCCGGCACGGCAGCGAGTTCGTCTTCGGCCAGCCCGACACCTGGGGCACACCGGACACCGAGACCGTCACCGACACACGTCTATACGGCACCGCCAGAGCCCGCTCCTGGGACCGGCTGCATCCCAGGCTCACCCACCGCTCCTCCTGGGCAGTCACCGACGGCACCCTTCCCGTCGTCGAGGGGACGATTATCCGCCTGGACATCGACCACCTGCCCAGCGGAGCAACACCGAAGCCGGTCTGGCTGTGGTGGTCGGGCACCGACGCCACGGAGGCAGACGCCGACCGTCTCTGGCAGGCCTACCTGCGACGCTTCGACATCGAACACACCTTCCGCCTGTTCAAACAGACCCTCGGCTGGACCGCCCCGAAAATCCGCACATCCGAGGCCGCCGACCGCTGGACCTGGCTGATCCTCGCCGTCTACACCCAACTGCGTCTGGCCCGCCCACTCGCAGCCGACCGGCGCCGTCCCTGGGAGAAACCCAGCTCTCCGGACAGGCTCACTCCCGCTCGCGTCCGCCGCGACTTCCGGCACATCCGCCCACAGGCTGCCTGCCCGGCCAGAGCACCTAAACGCACCCTCCCCGGTCCCGGCCGGCCACCGGGCCGGAAAAACACCCGTCCCGCACCCCGCCACGACGTGCACACACCTAAGAAAACCCAGCCAGCGAAACGACCAAAGAAGAAGACAACCACCCCGAAGCCCCGCCGCACAGGTTAA
- the fxlM gene encoding methyltransferase, FxLD system, with protein MTRSKATRVTTPPTTAQEHDPSALRHRLVDQLLAAGHVRTASVEAALRRVPRHAFAPEVPVKTAYADDIIPTCHTPDGRVSSSVSAPWLQAVMLESARLRSGHHVLEVGSGGYNAALIAELVGRTGQVTTVDIAPDVTDRAIRLLRATGYDRVRVLTADAEHLPPETIPEGGFDAVIVTVDTWDLPWITMVAEGGRLVAPLRLHQYVWSIGFTKHDGALISEEPLTVCGFVPMQGAGAWDPNLRTIPGHGIRLAFEDGTPLPVDQLAPAFDKAPTTVRTNVTVEGEVPFDSLTLYLAGALPGFCRLSVDPDHHTGLINPPPPHWPGAATVRGTSLARLAHERIGDGENDKGVYEFVIHGYGPAGHLAATEMAESVRQWQRNHRAAPCPHITVQPEKATRPTSADTDGLHVFHKKHTRIKIDWPIVPCEAAPAALANAQDQDPCCLARSQSGRVATAPATADYWEPLWAGGRRYREVTSTEAALLADHVGPGHGRPALDIGTGEGSHARRLHQPGYRTIGIDFAPSAIAAARNTQQSNGPAWHLTDFVSDDLSALPDATYAVVTCRLVYRWIDDKAAFLDRVRQVLAPDGTFWVVTEVAGRRKEDDPYRHLGITPAEAEILTAGWSVVRTVDIDVLRCYALHP; from the coding sequence ATGACCCGCTCAAAGGCCACCAGGGTGACAACTCCCCCCACTACCGCGCAGGAACACGATCCCAGTGCACTGCGGCACCGGCTCGTCGATCAGCTCCTCGCGGCCGGCCACGTCCGCACTGCCAGTGTCGAGGCCGCCCTGCGCAGGGTTCCCCGCCATGCTTTCGCACCGGAAGTGCCCGTTAAGACCGCGTACGCCGATGACATCATCCCCACATGCCACACGCCCGACGGCCGCGTCAGCAGCTCCGTCAGCGCCCCGTGGCTCCAGGCCGTCATGCTGGAATCGGCCCGCCTCCGGTCTGGCCACCATGTCCTGGAGGTCGGCTCAGGCGGTTACAACGCCGCCTTGATCGCTGAACTGGTCGGCCGGACCGGCCAGGTCACCACCGTCGACATCGCCCCTGACGTCACCGACCGCGCCATCCGCTTGCTCCGCGCCACCGGATACGACCGTGTCCGTGTCCTGACCGCGGACGCCGAGCATCTACCCCCCGAGACCATCCCCGAGGGCGGATTCGATGCGGTGATCGTCACGGTCGACACCTGGGATCTGCCGTGGATCACCATGGTTGCGGAAGGCGGACGCCTCGTCGCCCCGCTGCGCCTCCACCAGTACGTGTGGTCCATCGGGTTCACGAAACACGACGGTGCGCTCATCAGTGAGGAGCCGCTCACCGTGTGCGGCTTCGTGCCCATGCAAGGCGCCGGCGCATGGGACCCGAACCTGCGCACCATCCCAGGCCACGGCATCCGCCTTGCCTTCGAGGACGGAACCCCACTACCCGTCGACCAGCTCGCCCCGGCCTTCGACAAGGCGCCCACCACGGTCCGCACGAACGTCACCGTCGAGGGTGAGGTGCCCTTCGACTCCCTCACCCTGTATCTGGCCGGCGCGCTCCCGGGCTTCTGCCGCCTGTCCGTCGACCCGGACCACCACACCGGCCTCATCAACCCTCCACCGCCGCACTGGCCCGGCGCGGCCACGGTGCGTGGGACGTCACTCGCCCGTCTGGCACACGAGCGGATCGGAGACGGCGAAAACGACAAAGGTGTATACGAGTTCGTCATCCACGGCTACGGACCAGCCGGTCACTTGGCGGCCACAGAGATGGCCGAGAGCGTCCGGCAGTGGCAGCGCAACCACCGCGCCGCACCCTGCCCGCACATCACGGTCCAACCCGAGAAGGCCACCAGACCGACAAGCGCTGACACCGACGGCCTGCACGTGTTCCATAAGAAGCACACTCGAATCAAGATCGACTGGCCCATCGTTCCCTGCGAAGCAGCGCCTGCAGCCCTTGCCAATGCCCAGGACCAAGATCCCTGCTGTCTTGCTCGTTCGCAAAGCGGCCGAGTGGCGACCGCGCCGGCCACCGCCGACTACTGGGAGCCGCTCTGGGCCGGCGGACGCCGGTATCGCGAGGTCACCAGCACCGAGGCAGCGCTGCTGGCCGACCATGTCGGACCGGGCCACGGACGCCCGGCACTCGACATCGGCACCGGCGAGGGTTCTCACGCCCGCCGCCTTCACCAGCCCGGTTACCGCACCATCGGCATCGACTTCGCGCCCAGCGCCATCGCCGCGGCCCGTAACACTCAGCAGAGCAACGGGCCGGCCTGGCACCTGACGGACTTCGTCTCCGACGACCTCAGCGCCCTGCCGGATGCCACGTATGCGGTCGTCACCTGCCGCCTGGTCTACCGGTGGATCGACGACAAGGCGGCCTTCCTCGACCGCGTCCGACAGGTCCTGGCGCCCGACGGGACCTTCTGGGTCGTCACTGAAGTCGCCGGCCGCCGCAAGGAGGACGATCCGTACAGGCACCTCGGGATCACACCCGCCGAGGCCGAAATCCTCACCGCGGGCTGGTCGGTCGTACGCACCGTCGATATCGACGTGCTGCGCTGCTATGCACTCCACCCCTGA
- a CDS encoding 5-formyltetrahydrofolate cyclo-ligase, protein MHDDAKRLVRTQVWNALDAAGAVYDDSVHGRIPNFRGADEAAARLAELEEWKNANVIKAVPDKAQLPVRVRALNEGKLVYMAVPKLAAPKPFYLLDPATLTISPQEAATSRVASTIAPTVEVDSLSPVDVVVLGSVAVNRDGARIGKGAGYSDLEFALLTEAGLIGSSTLVVTTVHSLQVIDIPIPVTDHDVKVDLVITPDEVIECTDPHRPEGILWDHLDPAKISAIPALQARVNR, encoded by the coding sequence ATGCACGACGACGCCAAGCGACTTGTACGGACTCAGGTCTGGAACGCTCTCGATGCGGCCGGCGCGGTCTACGACGACAGCGTTCACGGCCGCATCCCCAACTTCCGAGGGGCCGATGAGGCCGCGGCCCGGCTGGCTGAACTGGAGGAGTGGAAGAACGCGAATGTCATCAAGGCCGTGCCGGACAAGGCCCAGCTCCCTGTACGGGTTCGTGCCCTGAACGAGGGCAAGCTCGTGTACATGGCAGTCCCTAAGCTGGCGGCGCCGAAGCCCTTTTACCTGCTCGACCCAGCCACACTGACGATCTCGCCCCAAGAGGCAGCCACGAGTCGCGTTGCGTCAACGATCGCACCAACCGTCGAGGTCGACTCCCTCAGTCCGGTCGACGTCGTTGTCCTCGGGAGCGTCGCGGTCAACCGGGACGGTGCCCGGATCGGCAAAGGGGCCGGCTACTCCGACCTGGAGTTCGCACTCCTGACGGAAGCCGGCCTTATTGGCTCCAGCACTCTCGTCGTGACCACGGTGCACAGCCTCCAGGTGATCGACATCCCGATTCCAGTCACTGACCATGACGTGAAGGTCGACCTAGTCATCACGCCTGATGAAGTGATCGAGTGCACGGATCCGCACCGGCCGGAGGGCATTCTCTGGGATCACCTTGATCCGGCCAAGATCTCGGCCATTCCGGCGCTACAGGCAAGAGTGAATCGGTAG
- a CDS encoding ABC transporter ATP-binding protein has protein sequence MAEPEVSDAEQELFGGPLRYDLGWSEHERARLDLTMMSALRSMPRLVGTTLRLAWQADRRALLTVAISEIGQGAAAAVGLLAVNAIMHALLGSGTPGQRLHAVLPGLLAAAGAAVFNSGLAGWSTSRAGRLEPLVERIATTQYLAAAASVELEAIEDPDFRRLIDVAQYGAASARRMISACVAALNGTISLISTAGVLTILHPVLLPMLILIAAPRGWGAMRVAQERYVSVMSWVEHVRASRLIGNLLTERTAAQEVRIHGVGPFLLSRYERMAESAEAEQERLATGKAVTEWVAAALSGLAMAATYAAMFWLIMSGHMSLAVAGTAVIAVRSGSASLGALVMNVNQLHEESLYVRDHSRFLDEAARRTIPSGGDPVPARVRKVVLEKVSYRYPDREAPALDEVSLTLPMGSVTAVVGENGSGKSTLMKVLSGLLLPQTGTVLWGEADITSLDRSEVFDRVALLTQDFQRWPVTAALNIRIGRPAREAGPEDLQPSVDYAGAGPVITKLPDGLRTLLARMFRGASELSGGEWQKIGLARTHWRSATSDADGVLIVDEPTSALDPEAEIAAFDRIRRLAAPNRAVVLVTHRMSGVRHADRIYVLHHGRLVEHGTHDELMAAQGRYASMFDAQAAQYAPAGTIPRPGSPTIADPA, from the coding sequence ATGGCCGAGCCGGAGGTCTCCGACGCCGAGCAGGAGCTCTTCGGCGGTCCTCTGCGCTACGACTTGGGCTGGTCGGAACACGAGCGTGCCCGGCTCGACCTGACCATGATGTCGGCTCTGCGCTCCATGCCCAGGCTGGTCGGCACGACCTTGCGGCTGGCGTGGCAGGCGGACCGCCGCGCTCTGCTCACGGTCGCCATCAGCGAGATCGGGCAGGGGGCCGCAGCGGCCGTCGGGTTGCTCGCGGTCAACGCCATCATGCACGCGCTGCTCGGCTCCGGCACTCCCGGGCAGCGGCTGCACGCAGTCCTGCCCGGACTGCTCGCCGCCGCCGGAGCAGCCGTGTTCAACTCCGGCCTGGCCGGGTGGTCCACCTCGCGAGCGGGCCGGCTGGAGCCGCTGGTGGAGCGGATCGCCACGACCCAGTACCTGGCCGCCGCCGCGTCCGTGGAGCTGGAGGCCATCGAGGACCCGGACTTCCGGCGGCTGATCGACGTCGCCCAGTACGGCGCCGCATCCGCCCGCCGCATGATCAGCGCCTGCGTGGCCGCCCTGAACGGGACCATCTCCCTGATCTCCACGGCCGGTGTGCTCACCATCCTCCACCCGGTCCTGCTGCCGATGCTGATCCTGATCGCGGCGCCGCGCGGCTGGGGCGCGATGCGGGTGGCGCAGGAACGGTACGTGTCGGTGATGAGCTGGGTCGAGCACGTGCGGGCCAGCCGTCTCATCGGCAACCTGCTCACCGAGCGGACCGCCGCGCAGGAGGTGCGCATCCACGGCGTCGGCCCGTTCCTGCTCAGCCGCTACGAGCGCATGGCCGAGAGCGCCGAGGCCGAGCAGGAGCGGCTGGCCACCGGCAAAGCCGTCACCGAGTGGGTGGCCGCCGCGCTGTCCGGCCTCGCCATGGCGGCGACGTACGCTGCCATGTTCTGGCTGATCATGAGCGGGCACATGAGTCTGGCCGTGGCCGGGACCGCCGTCATCGCCGTCCGGTCCGGTTCGGCGAGCCTGGGCGCGCTGGTGATGAACGTGAACCAGCTGCACGAGGAGTCCCTCTACGTCCGCGACCACTCCCGGTTCCTGGACGAGGCGGCACGACGCACCATTCCCAGCGGGGGCGACCCCGTCCCGGCACGGGTGAGGAAGGTCGTCTTGGAAAAAGTGAGCTACCGCTACCCGGACCGGGAAGCCCCTGCCCTGGACGAGGTCTCCCTCACGCTGCCCATGGGCTCGGTCACCGCCGTGGTCGGCGAGAACGGCTCCGGCAAGAGCACTCTGATGAAGGTGTTGTCGGGCCTGTTGCTGCCGCAGACCGGGACGGTGTTGTGGGGCGAGGCCGACATCACCTCCCTGGACCGCTCCGAGGTCTTCGACCGCGTCGCGCTGCTCACCCAGGACTTCCAACGCTGGCCCGTGACAGCGGCGCTGAACATCCGGATCGGCCGGCCCGCCCGGGAAGCCGGCCCCGAGGACCTGCAGCCGTCCGTGGACTACGCGGGTGCCGGACCGGTCATCACAAAGCTTCCCGACGGGCTGCGCACCCTGCTGGCCCGGATGTTCCGCGGCGCGAGCGAACTGTCGGGCGGCGAGTGGCAGAAGATCGGCCTCGCCCGGACCCACTGGCGCAGCGCCACGTCCGATGCCGACGGCGTGCTCATCGTGGACGAGCCCACCTCCGCCCTCGACCCGGAAGCGGAGATCGCCGCCTTCGACCGCATCCGCCGACTGGCCGCCCCGAACCGGGCCGTCGTCCTGGTCACCCACCGCATGTCCGGCGTCCGCCACGCCGACCGCATCTACGTGCTGCACCACGGACGGCTCGTCGAACACGGCACCCATGACGAACTCATGGCCGCCCAAGGCCGCTACGCCTCGATGTTCGACGCGCAAGCCGCCCAGTACGCCCCCGCAGGCACCATCCCCCGCCCCGGCTCCCCCACCATCGCAGATCCCGCATGA